In a single window of the Fusarium falciforme chromosome 3, complete sequence genome:
- a CDS encoding Splicing factor subunit, with amino-acid sequence MADKLRTQQELERLQAKYIGTGHPDTTSWEWRTNIQRDTYSSIAGHRPLLSYIALAENEPLAKVRAQMIRKMVQPCGPPPQRED; translated from the exons ATG GCCGACAAGCTCCGCACCCAGCAAGAACTCGAGCGCCTCCAGGCAAAGTACATCGGCACCGGCCACCCAGACACAACGAGCTGGGAGTGGCGGACCAACATCCAGCGCGACACGTACTCTTCCATCGCCGGCCACCGACCGCTCCTCTCGTACATTGCGCTCGCCGAGAACGAACCCCTCGCCAAGGTCCGCGCCCAGATGATCCGA AAAATGGTGCAGCCTTGCggaccaccaccacagcgCGAAGATTAA
- a CDS encoding translation elongation factor EF-1 alpha, with protein sequence MGKEDKTHLNVVVIGHVDSGKSTTTGHLIYQCGGIDKRTIEKFEKEAAELGKGSFKYAWVLDKLKAERERGITIDIALWKFETPRYYVTVIDAPGHRDFIKNMITGTSQADCAILIIAAGTGEFEAGISKDGQTREHALLAYTLGVKNLIVAINKMDTTKWSESRYQEIIKETSNFIKKVGYNPKAVAFVPISGFNGDNMLTPSTNCPWYKGWEREIKSGKLTGKTLLEAIDSIEPPKRPVDKPLRLPLQDVYKIGGIGTVPVGRIETGVIKPGMVVTFAPSNVTTEVKSVEMHHEQLSEGLPGDNVGFNVKNVSVKEIRRGNVAGDSKNDPPLGAASFTAQVIVLNHPGQVGAGYAPVLDCHTAHIACKFAEIQEKIDRRTGKAVESAPKFIKSGDSAIVKMVPSKPMCVEAFTDYPPLGRFAVRDMRQTVAVGVIKAVEKAAAGSGKVTKSAAKAAKK encoded by the exons ATGGGTAAGGAGGACAAGACTCACCTcaacgtcgtcgtcatcggccaCGTCGACTCTGGCAAGTCGACCACC ACCGGTCACTTGATCTACCAGTGCGGTGGTATCGACAAGCGAACCATCGAGAAGTTCGAGAAG GAAGCCGCTGAGCTCGGTAAGGGTTCCTTCAAGTACGCCTGGGTccttgacaagctcaaggccgagcgTGAGCGTGGTATCACCATCGACATTGCCCTCTGGAAGTTCGAGACTCCCCGCTACTATGTCACCGTCATTG ACGCCCCCGGCCACCGTGATTTCATCAAGAACATGATCACTGGTACTTCCCAGGCCGATTGCGCCATTCTCATCATTGCCGCCGGTACTGGTGAGTTCGAGGCTGGTATCTCCAAGGATGGCCAGACCCGTGAGCACGCCCTGCTCGCCTACACCCTCGGTGTCAAGAACCTCATTGTTGCCATCAACAAGATGGACACCACCAAGTGGTCCGAGTCCCGTTACCAggagatcatcaaggagaCCTCCAACTTCATCAAGAAGGTCGGCTACAACCCCAAGGCTGTCGCTTTCGTCCCCATCTCCGGTTTCAACGGCGACAACATGCTTACTCCCTCCACCAACTGCCCCTGGTACAAGGGCTGGGAGCGTGAGATCAAGTCCGGCAAGCTCACTGGCAAGACCCTCCTCGAGGCCATTGACTCCATCGAGCCCCCCAAGCGTCCCGTCGACAAGCCCCTCCGACTTCCCCTCCAGGATGTCTACAAGATCGGTGGTATTGGCACGGTTCCCGTCGGCCGTATCGAGACTGGTGTCATCAAGCCCGGTATGGTCGTTACCTTCGCCCCCTCCAACGTCACCACTGAAGTCAAGTCCGTCGAGATGCACCACGAGCAGCTCTCTGAGGGTCTTCCCGGTGACAACGTCGGCTTCAACGTGAAGAACGTCTccgtcaaggagatccgACGTGGCAACGTCGCTGGTGACTCCAAGAACGACCCCCCTCTGGGTGCCGCCTCTTTCACCGCCCAGGTCATTGTCCTCAACCACCCTGGCCAGGTCGGTGCCGGTTACGCCCCCGTTCTGGACTGCCACACTGCCCACATTGCCTGCAAGTTCGCCGAGATCCAGGAGAAGATCGACCGCCGAACTGGTAAGGCTGTTGAGTCCGCCCCCAAGTTCATCAAGTCTGGTGACTCCGCCATCGTCAAGATGGTTCCCTCCAAGCCCATGTGCGTTGAGGCTTTCACTGACTACCCCCCTCTGGGCCGTTTCGCCGTCCGTGACATGCGACAGACCGTTGCTGTCGGTGTCATCAAGGCCGTCgagaaggctgctgctggctccggcaaggtcaccaagtccgctgccaaggctgccaagaagtaA
- a CDS encoding MAGE domain-containing protein: MPPQRNRRARALEDEESEEDVRPRQRRRNSLDDQENEDDLDDEERDDEEMNQHPGRSADEQMAKKLVRYAISCEYSRTTIRRDGIKERVLGNQGRSFKRVFDLAQKQLREVWGMELRELPVREKMTLHEKRQAMKSQSQPKANSNAFILTSTLPEAYRTAAILQPSKTPSADDEATYSAFYTLVISTIWLNGGELSEQKLQRYLTRLNADQNVSMDKTELILKKMEKQGYVIKRVDKPLAGQDGDHTITWHVGPRAKEEVGLDGVMGMVREVYGESWGEDMEKKLRSSLNIKHQHVDGDEQDELDGDTTMVE, encoded by the exons ATGCCCCCTCAAAGAAATCGCCGTGCTCGTGCC cttgaggacgaggaatCTGAAGAGGATGttcgtcctcgtcaacgCCGGCGCAACTCTTTGGACGACCAAGAAAACGAAGACGACCTAGACGACGAGGAGCGTGACGACGAAGAAATGAACCAACACCCTGGCCGGAGCGCGGACGAGCAGATGGCCAAGAAGTTGGTTCGATATGCGATTTCGTGTGAATATTCCAGAACAACCATCCGAAGAGATGGTATTAAGGAGCGAG TTCTCGGTAACCAAGGGCGCTCCTTCAAGCGCGTCTTCGACTTGGCGCAAAAGCAACTACGAGAGGTTTGGGGCATGGAGCTACGAGAGCTGCCCgtgagggagaagatgaCTCTCCACGAGAAGCGCCAAG CAATGAAGAGCCAGTCGCAGCCCAAGGCAAACTCGAATGCCTTCATCCTCACATCGACATTACCAGAAGCCTACCGAACCGCGGCGATCCTCCAACCGTCCAAGACCCCAAGCGCAGACGACGAAGCCACATATTCAGCCTTTTATACGCTTGTCATCTCAACCATCTGGCTCAATGGCGGGGAACTGAGTGAGCAGAAGCTGCAACGCTATCTCACACGGCTGAACGCGGACCAGAATGTTTCTATGGACAAGACAGAACTGATActcaagaagatggagaagcaggGATACGTGATCAAGAGGGTCGACAAACCCCTCGCGGGCCAGGACGGAGATCACACAATCACATGGCACGTCGGCCCGCGCGCGAAAGAAGAGGTTGGCCTCGATGGAGTCATGGGCATGGTGCGAGAGGTCTACGGCGAGAGCTGGGGCGAGGacatggagaagaagctgcgCTCGAGTCTGAACATCAAACATCAGCACGTAGACGGCGATGAGCAGGACGAGCTAGACGGAGACACCACCATGGTGGAATGA